The proteins below come from a single Rosa rugosa chromosome 2, drRosRugo1.1, whole genome shotgun sequence genomic window:
- the LOC133728439 gene encoding putative callose synthase 8 isoform X3: MQRIFKNYTNWCKFLGRKSNIRLPYVKQEAQQYKLLFLGLYLLIWGEAANLRFMPECLCYIFHHMAYELHGMLTGAVSLTTWEKVMPAYGGQSESFLNNVVTPIYGVIREEAEKSKCGTADHSTWRNYDDLNEYFWSPDCFEIGWPMRLDHDFFFTDSPTKSNAKNASASTAPVEERRKEDEEEDEVGVTKEEVREPKWLGKTNFVEVRSFWQIFRSFDRMWSFFIVSLQALIIMACHELESPLQLFDKVIFEDIMSIFITSAFLKFIQALLDIAFTWKVRQTMDFSAKVKHVMKLGVAMIWTIVLPVYYANSRRKYTCYPTTYGSWVQEWCFSSFMVAVAIYLMTNAVEMVLFLVPSIRKYIEVSNYRICTILSWWTQPRLYVARGLQESQLSVLKYTLFWVLVLLSKFSFSYFFEIKPLIEPTKQIMKIGVQMYDWHELFPKVKSNAGAIAAIWAPIIVVYFMDTQIWYSVFCTIFGGVYGILHHLGEIRTLGMLRSRFHSLPSAFNISLSPPSLRNDQKRRKGFFYNKFRKVSKSEKNGLAKFVLVWNQIINSFRLEDLINNRELDLMTMPMSSELFSGIVRWPVFLLANKFSTALSIAKDFVGRDESLVRKLKKDEYMYCAVKECYESLKYILEILIIGDLEKRIVSAILTEIEESITRSSLLEDFRMIKVPDLLAKCIELIELLVEGNEDHHGKVAKILQDIFELVTNDMMTTGFRILELLDSSQQTETDAAYFSGSIESPLFGSAGGKNSIHFPLPDSAALNEQIKRFLLLLTVQDTAMDIPTNLEARRRISFFATSLFMNMPHAPTVANMVPFSVMTPHYLEDINFSMEELHSSQREVSIIFYMQKIFPDEWKNFLERMGYENLDGLEKDKKEDLRNWASFRGQTLSRTVRGMMYYREALKLQAFLDMAEDEDILEGYDAVESRNHALSAQLDALADMKFTYVVTCQLFGSQKAAGDPHAQDLIDLMKRYPTLRVAYVEEKEEIVENKPCKVYSSVLVKAIPDFGDQEIYRIKLPGAPTIGEGKPENQNHGIIFTRGEALQTIDMNQDSYLEEAFKMRNLLQEFLQNRGRRPPILLGLREHIFTGSVSSLAWFMSYQETSFVTIGQRLLANPLRVRFHYGHPDVFDRLFHITRGGLSKASKTINLSEDVFAGYNSTLRRGWITYHEYMQVGKGRDVGLNQISKFEAKVANGNSEQTISRDIYRLGRQFDFFRMLSCYFTTIGFYFSSLISVIGIYVFLYGQLYLVLSGLEKALVIEARLQNIQSLETALASQSFIQLGLLTGMPMVMEIGLEKGFLNALKDFVLMQLQLASVFFTFSFGTKIHYYGRTILHGGAKYRPTGRKVVVFHTSFTENYRLYSRSHFVKGFELLLLLIVYNLFRRSYESGMAYVLITYSIWFMSITWLFAPFLFNPSGFSWDKIVDDWKDWNKWIRQQGGIGVHQDKSWQSWWIDEQDHLRHSGMSSRLFEILLSVRFFLYQYGLVYHLDISQNSRNFLVYLLSWIVILVVFLLVKAVNLGRQRFSARHHLWFRIFKATLFLGVLSIIISLSLVYHLSWMDLVVCCLAFLPTGWGLILFAQAVRPLIESTGLWEFTRVLAKTYDYGMGVVLFTPIAVLAWLPIISAFQTRFLFNEAFNRHLQIQPILQGKKKNR, from the exons ATGCAGAGAATTTTTAAAAATTAtacaaactggtgcaagtttttgGGAAGGAAAAGCAACATCCG GTTACCTTATGTGAAACAAGAAGCTCAACAATATAAACTTCTATTTCTGGGGCTTTACCTTCTTATATGGGGCGAGGCTGCTAACTTGCGATTCATGCCAGAGTGTCTCTGTTATATTTTTCACCAT atGGCATATGAGCTACATGGCATGTTAACTGGTGCTGTTAGCTTGACAACATGGGAGAAGGTCATGCCAGCATATGGAGGGCAGTCTGAGTCTTTCCTTAACAATGTTGTTACCCCCATATATGGGGTTATAAGAGAG GAAGCCGAGAAAAGCAAGTGTGGGACAGCTGACCATTCCACATGGAGAAACTATGATGATCTGAATGAGTATTTTTG GTCTCCTGATTGTTTTGAAATCGGTTGGCCCATGCGTCTAGATCACGATTTCTTCTTTACAGACTCTCCAACAAAATCCAATGCTAAGAATGCTTCAGCATCCACTGCTCCTGTAGAAGAAAGAAGGAAGGAAGATGAGGAGGAAGATGAAGTTGGG GTTACTAAAGAAGAAGTCCGTGAACCCAAATGGTTGGGTAAAACAAATTTCGTAGAAGTACGTTCGTTTTGGCAAATTTTTAGAAGCTTTGACAGAATGTGGAGCTTTTTTATTGTTTCACTTCAG gCATTAATAATTATGGCATGCCATGAATTGGAATCTCCACTTCAGTTGTTTGACAAAGTTATATTTGAGGATATCATGAGCATCTTCATTACATCTGCATTTCTTAAATTCATACAAG CACTACTCGACATTGCCTTTACATGGAAAGTGAGACAAACAATGGACTTCTCTGCAAAAGTAAAACATGTTATGAAGCTCGGTGTTGCAATGATATGGACTATAGTTCTTCCTGTATATTATGCTAATTCTAGAAGAAAATATACTTGTTATCCCACAACATACGGAAGCTGGGTTCAAGAATGGTGTTTCTCTTCCTTTATGGTTGCAGTTGCAATTTATTTGATGACTAATGCAGTTGAGATGGTGTTATTTTTGGTCCCTTCTATTCGCAAATACATTGAGGTCTCAAATTACCGAATATGCACCATTCTGTCTTGGTGGACACAG CCTAGGTTATATGTTGCGCGTGGATTGCAAGAAAGCCAGCTTTCAGTGTTGAA GTATACATTGTTTTGGGTACTTGTACTATTGAGCAAATTTTCTTTCAGCTACTTTTTTGAG ATAAAACCCCTTATAGAGCCAACAAAGCAGATCATGAAAATTGGTGTGCAAATGTATGATTGGCATGAGCTTTTTCCGAAAG TTAAGAGTAATGCTGGTGCGATTGCTGCTATATGGGCTCCAATTATAGTT gTGTACTTTATGGACACTCAGATATGGTATTCTGTTTTTTGCACAATCTTTGGTGGAGTATATGGCATTTTGCATCACCTTGGTGAG ATTCGGACGTTGGGAATGTTGAGGAGTAGATTTCACTCCTTGCCTTCCGCATTCAATATTTCTCTTAGTCCACCCTCATTGAGAAATgaccaaaagagaagaaaaggttTCTTTTACAATAAATTCAGAAAG GTATCAAAGAGTGAAAAAAATGGTCTTGCCAAGTTTGTCTTGGTTTGGAACCAAATTATCAATAGTTTTCGATTGGAGGACTTGATAAACAACAG GGAGCTGGATTTAATGACAATGCCAATGTCTTCAGAATTATTTTCCGGCATAGTTCGTTGGCcagtttttcttcttgcaaatAAG TTTTCAACTGCCCTGAGTATTGCAAAGGATTTTGTGGGGAGGGATGAAAGTCTTGTCAGAAAACTTAAAAAAGATGAGTACATGTACTGTGCTGTGAAAGAGTGCTACGAATCATTGAAGTACATCCTTGAAATCCTCATTATTGGGGATCTCGAAAAGAG GATTGTATCTGCCATACTGACTGAAATTGAAGAAAGCATCACAAGATCAAGTCTTCTTGAGGACTTTAGGATGATTAAAGTTCCAGATCTTTTGGCTAAATGTATCGAGCTAATTGAACTTTTG GTTGAGGGAAATGAAGACCATCATGGTAAAGTTGCGAAAATTCTCCAAGATATATTTGAGCTTGTAACCAATGATATGATGACGACTGGCTTCAG GATATTAGAGTTGCTGGATTCATCCCAACAGACCGAAACAGATGCTGCTTATTTTTCTGGAAGCATTGAATCCCCATTATTTGGATCTGCTGGTGGCAAGAATTCTATCCATTTCCCTTTGCCAGACAGTGCTGCTCTGAATGAGCAG ATCAAGCGTTTTCTTCTGTTGCTTACTGTCCAAGATACAGCAATGGACATTCCAACTAACTTAGAGGCTCGGAGACGCATATCATTCTTTGCCACTTCTCTCTTTATGAATATGCCACATGCACCCACAGTGGCCAATATGGTGCCATTCAG TGTTATGACACCACATTACCTGGAGGATATTAATTTTTCAATGGAGGAGCTTCATTCAAGCCAGCGAGAAGTCTCTATCATCTTTTACATGCAAAAGATATTTCCAG ATGAGTGGAAAAACTTCCTGGAGCGCATGGGTTATGAAAATTTGGATGGGTTGGAGAAGGACAAAAAGGAAGACCTTAGAAATTGGGCTTCTTTCCGGGGCCAAACACTGAGCAGAACAG TTAGAGGAATGATGTACTATAGAGAAGCCTTAAAACTACAAGCATTTCTTGACATGGCTGAAGATGAAG ATATTCTTGAAGGTTATGATGCTGTTGAAAGTAGAAATCATGCATTATCTGCTCAGCTAGATGCATTAGCAGACATGAAATTCACATATGTTGTTACCTGCCAATTATTTGGATCACAAAAAGCTGCTGGAGACCCACATGCACAGGACCTAATTGACTTGATGAAAAG ATACCCAACTCTCCGTGTTGCTTACGTCGAGGAGAAAGAAGAGATAGTGGAGAACAAGCCTTGCAAAGTTTATTCTTCAGTATTGGTTAAAGCTATCCCTGATTTTGGTGATCAG GAAATATATCGCATAAAGCTTCCTGGTGCACCAACTATTGGAGAAGGGAAGCCCGAAAACCAGAACCATGGAATAATCTTCACTCGTGGTGAAGCTCTCCAAACCATTGATATGAACCAA GACAGTTATTTGGAAGAAGCATTCAAAATGAGAAATCTTCTGCAAGAATTTCTTCAGAACCGAGGACGGCGACCTCCTATACTGCTTGGTTTGAGGGAACATATATTTACAGGAAG TGTTTCTTCTCTTGCATGGTTCATGTCTTATCAAGAGACCAGCTTTGTCACCATTGGTCAAAGGCTTCTTGCCAATCCTCTCAG GGTAAGATTCCACTATGGACATCCAGATGTATTTGACAGGTTATTCCACATCACAAGAGGTGGATTGAGCAAAGCATCAAAAACAATTAACCTGAGCGAGGATGTTTTTGCTG GGTATAATTCTACCTTACGACGGGGATGGATCACGTATCATGAATACATGCAAGTTGGCAAGGGTCGTGATGTAGGTCTAAACCAGATCTCAAAGTTTGAAGCTAAGGTTGCTAATGGTAACAGTGAACAAACTATAAGTCGTGACATATACCGCCTTGGACGTCAGTTTGATTTCTTCAGGATGCTGTCTTGTTATTTCACAACCATTGGGTTTTACTTTAGCAGCCTG ATATCAGTTATTGGAATCTATGTGTTCCTTTACGGACAGCTATACCTAGTTCTCAGTGGCTTGGAAAAAGCTCTCGTAATTGAGGCTAGACTGCAGAACATACAATCCTTGGAAACAGCTCTTGCCTCCCAGTCATTTATACAGCTTGGGCTATTAACAGGAATGCCAATGGTGATGGAAATTGGACTTGAGAAAGGGTTCCTCAATGCACTAAAAGATTTTGTCCTGATGCAATTGCAGCTGGCTTCTGTTTTTTTCACGTTCTCCTTTGGAACAAAAATCCATTATTACGGCCGAACAATTCTGCATGGTGGTGCTAAATACAGACCCACTGGGCGTAAGGTTGTTGTGTTTCATACTAGCTTCACTGAAAACTACAGGTTGTATTCAAGAAGCCACTTCGTCAAAGGATTTGAGTTACTGCTCCTGTTGATTGTTTATAACTTGTTTAGACGGTCCTATGAGAGCGGCATGGCATATGTACTAATCACTTATTCGATTTGGTTCATGTCAATCACTTGGTTGTTCGCTCCATTTCTTTTTAATCCGTCTGGATTCAGTTGGGACAAGATAGTAGATGACTGGAAAGATTGGAATAAGTGGATCAGGCAGCAGGGTGGTATTGGAGTTCACCAAGATAAAAGTTggcagtcttggtggatagatgaGCAGGACCATCTTCGTCATTCTGGGATGAGTTCTAGGTTGTTTGAAATACTCCTTTCTGTTCGGTTTTTCCTGTATCAGTATGGTCTGGTCTACCACCTTGACATTTCCCAGAATAGCAGGAATTTTCTGGTTTATTTGCTTTCATGGATAGTGATCCTCGTTGTTTTCTTGTTAGTAAAG GCAGTGAACCTCGGAAGGCAACGGTTCAGTGCTAGACATCACCTTTGGTTTAGGATATTCAAAGCAACCCTCTTCTTAGGTGTTCTTTCCATCataatatctctctctcttgtgtATCATCTATCTTGGATGGACTTGGTTGTGTGCTGCCTAGCATTTTTGCCAACAGGTTGGGGTTTGATATTG TTTGCGCAAGCTGTGAGGCCCCTGATAGAGAGTACTGGATTGTGGGAATTCACCAGAGTACTTGCTAAAACATATGACTATGGAATGGGGGTTGTTCTCTTTACACCGATTGCTGTCTTGGCATGGCTTCCGATTATATCAGCATTCCAGACTCGATTCCTGTTCAACGAGGCCTTCAATAGACACTTGCAGATCCAACCGATTcttcaggggaagaagaagaacagatAG
- the LOC133728439 gene encoding putative callose synthase 8 isoform X1, translating into MSEIVVAEPIYDGRAEEKRPITRYLTMGSGSGHNHPPEPFESERLPATLASKIRSFLRVANLIESEEPRIAYLCRFHAFEIAHNMDRHSNGRGVRQFKTTLLQRLEQDEETTIRKRKEKSDIRELRRVYHAYKEYIIKHEGAFSIENSHREKLINARIIGSVLFEVLKTVSNTAGPQALANRGGIQTKPYDIFGMPYNILPLDQGGIQQPIMQLPEIKAAVAAIRYIRGIPSNEDLQKHGTFIDLFDFLQYCFGFQEGNVANQREHLLLLLANIHKRKTHKQTSVSKLGDAVVDELMQRIFKNYTNWCKFLGRKSNIRLPYVKQEAQQYKLLFLGLYLLIWGEAANLRFMPECLCYIFHHMAYELHGMLTGAVSLTTWEKVMPAYGGQSESFLNNVVTPIYGVIREEAEKSKCGTADHSTWRNYDDLNEYFWSPDCFEIGWPMRLDHDFFFTDSPTKSNAKNASASTAPVEERRKEDEEEDEVGVTKEEVREPKWLGKTNFVEVRSFWQIFRSFDRMWSFFIVSLQALIIMACHELESPLQLFDKVIFEDIMSIFITSAFLKFIQALLDIAFTWKVRQTMDFSAKVKHVMKLGVAMIWTIVLPVYYANSRRKYTCYPTTYGSWVQEWCFSSFMVAVAIYLMTNAVEMVLFLVPSIRKYIEVSNYRICTILSWWTQPRLYVARGLQESQLSVLKYTLFWVLVLLSKFSFSYFFEIKPLIEPTKQIMKIGVQMYDWHELFPKVKSNAGAIAAIWAPIIVVYFMDTQIWYSVFCTIFGGVYGILHHLGEIRTLGMLRSRFHSLPSAFNISLSPPSLRNDQKRRKGFFYNKFRKVSKSEKNGLAKFVLVWNQIINSFRLEDLINNRELDLMTMPMSSELFSGIVRWPVFLLANKFSTALSIAKDFVGRDESLVRKLKKDEYMYCAVKECYESLKYILEILIIGDLEKRIVSAILTEIEESITRSSLLEDFRMIKVPDLLAKCIELIELLVEGNEDHHGKVAKILQDIFELVTNDMMTTGFRILELLDSSQQTETDAAYFSGSIESPLFGSAGGKNSIHFPLPDSAALNEQIKRFLLLLTVQDTAMDIPTNLEARRRISFFATSLFMNMPHAPTVANMVPFSVMTPHYLEDINFSMEELHSSQREVSIIFYMQKIFPDEWKNFLERMGYENLDGLEKDKKEDLRNWASFRGQTLSRTVRGMMYYREALKLQAFLDMAEDEDILEGYDAVESRNHALSAQLDALADMKFTYVVTCQLFGSQKAAGDPHAQDLIDLMKRYPTLRVAYVEEKEEIVENKPCKVYSSVLVKAIPDFGDQEIYRIKLPGAPTIGEGKPENQNHGIIFTRGEALQTIDMNQDSYLEEAFKMRNLLQEFLQNRGRRPPILLGLREHIFTGSVSSLAWFMSYQETSFVTIGQRLLANPLRVRFHYGHPDVFDRLFHITRGGLSKASKTINLSEDVFAGYNSTLRRGWITYHEYMQVGKGRDVGLNQISKFEAKVANGNSEQTISRDIYRLGRQFDFFRMLSCYFTTIGFYFSSLISVIGIYVFLYGQLYLVLSGLEKALVIEARLQNIQSLETALASQSFIQLGLLTGMPMVMEIGLEKGFLNALKDFVLMQLQLASVFFTFSFGTKIHYYGRTILHGGAKYRPTGRKVVVFHTSFTENYRLYSRSHFVKGFELLLLLIVYNLFRRSYESGMAYVLITYSIWFMSITWLFAPFLFNPSGFSWDKIVDDWKDWNKWIRQQGGIGVHQDKSWQSWWIDEQDHLRHSGMSSRLFEILLSVRFFLYQYGLVYHLDISQNSRNFLVYLLSWIVILVVFLLVKAVNLGRQRFSARHHLWFRIFKATLFLGVLSIIISLSLVYHLSWMDLVVCCLAFLPTGWGLILFAQAVRPLIESTGLWEFTRVLAKTYDYGMGVVLFTPIAVLAWLPIISAFQTRFLFNEAFNRHLQIQPILQGKKKNR; encoded by the exons ATGTCTGAGATTGTGGTTGCAGAGCCCATCTATGATGGTCGAGCAGAGGAAAAAAGACCCATTACAAGGTATCTCACCATGGGCAGTGGGAGTGGTCATAATCATCCTCCTGAGCCATTTGAGAGCGAGAGATTGCCTGCCACTTTGGCCTCAAAAATCCGGAGCTTTCTTCGGGTTGCAAACTTGATCGAAAGCGAGGAGCCTCGGATTGCTTATCTGT GCCGCTTTCATGCCTTTGAAATAGCACATAACATGGACCGTCATTCGAATGGGAGGGGTGTTCGACAATTCAAAACTACCCTTCTGCAGCGACTTGAACAG GATGAAGAAACTACAATTAGGAAACGGAAGGAAAAGAGTGATATACGCGAGTTAAGACGCGTTTATCATGCTTACAAGGAGTACATCATCAAACATGAAGGAGCATTTAGCATAGAAAATAG TCACAGAGAGAAGTTGATAAATGCGCGTATAATTGGTTCTGTATTGTTTGAAGTCTTAAAGACAGTTTCAAATACAGCCGGTCCTCAg GCCCTGGCTAATAGAGGTGGTATCCAGACAAAACCTTATGATATCTTTGGCATGCCATATAATATTCTACCACTGGATCAAGGAGGTATTCAGCAACCAATCATGCAGCTACCTGAG ATTAAGGCGGCAGTAGCAGCAATACGGTATATTCGTGGCATACCTTCCAATGAAGATCTTCAGAAACATGGGACTTTCATtgatttgtttgattttcttCAGTACTGCTTTGGATTTCAG GAAGGGAATGTAGCCAATCAGAGAGAGCATCTGCTTCTACTCCTTGCTAATATTCACAAACGGAAAACTCATAAACAGACATCTGTCTCAAAA TTAGGAGATGCTGTAGTGGACGAGTTAATGCAGAGAATTTTTAAAAATTAtacaaactggtgcaagtttttgGGAAGGAAAAGCAACATCCG GTTACCTTATGTGAAACAAGAAGCTCAACAATATAAACTTCTATTTCTGGGGCTTTACCTTCTTATATGGGGCGAGGCTGCTAACTTGCGATTCATGCCAGAGTGTCTCTGTTATATTTTTCACCAT atGGCATATGAGCTACATGGCATGTTAACTGGTGCTGTTAGCTTGACAACATGGGAGAAGGTCATGCCAGCATATGGAGGGCAGTCTGAGTCTTTCCTTAACAATGTTGTTACCCCCATATATGGGGTTATAAGAGAG GAAGCCGAGAAAAGCAAGTGTGGGACAGCTGACCATTCCACATGGAGAAACTATGATGATCTGAATGAGTATTTTTG GTCTCCTGATTGTTTTGAAATCGGTTGGCCCATGCGTCTAGATCACGATTTCTTCTTTACAGACTCTCCAACAAAATCCAATGCTAAGAATGCTTCAGCATCCACTGCTCCTGTAGAAGAAAGAAGGAAGGAAGATGAGGAGGAAGATGAAGTTGGG GTTACTAAAGAAGAAGTCCGTGAACCCAAATGGTTGGGTAAAACAAATTTCGTAGAAGTACGTTCGTTTTGGCAAATTTTTAGAAGCTTTGACAGAATGTGGAGCTTTTTTATTGTTTCACTTCAG gCATTAATAATTATGGCATGCCATGAATTGGAATCTCCACTTCAGTTGTTTGACAAAGTTATATTTGAGGATATCATGAGCATCTTCATTACATCTGCATTTCTTAAATTCATACAAG CACTACTCGACATTGCCTTTACATGGAAAGTGAGACAAACAATGGACTTCTCTGCAAAAGTAAAACATGTTATGAAGCTCGGTGTTGCAATGATATGGACTATAGTTCTTCCTGTATATTATGCTAATTCTAGAAGAAAATATACTTGTTATCCCACAACATACGGAAGCTGGGTTCAAGAATGGTGTTTCTCTTCCTTTATGGTTGCAGTTGCAATTTATTTGATGACTAATGCAGTTGAGATGGTGTTATTTTTGGTCCCTTCTATTCGCAAATACATTGAGGTCTCAAATTACCGAATATGCACCATTCTGTCTTGGTGGACACAG CCTAGGTTATATGTTGCGCGTGGATTGCAAGAAAGCCAGCTTTCAGTGTTGAA GTATACATTGTTTTGGGTACTTGTACTATTGAGCAAATTTTCTTTCAGCTACTTTTTTGAG ATAAAACCCCTTATAGAGCCAACAAAGCAGATCATGAAAATTGGTGTGCAAATGTATGATTGGCATGAGCTTTTTCCGAAAG TTAAGAGTAATGCTGGTGCGATTGCTGCTATATGGGCTCCAATTATAGTT gTGTACTTTATGGACACTCAGATATGGTATTCTGTTTTTTGCACAATCTTTGGTGGAGTATATGGCATTTTGCATCACCTTGGTGAG ATTCGGACGTTGGGAATGTTGAGGAGTAGATTTCACTCCTTGCCTTCCGCATTCAATATTTCTCTTAGTCCACCCTCATTGAGAAATgaccaaaagagaagaaaaggttTCTTTTACAATAAATTCAGAAAG GTATCAAAGAGTGAAAAAAATGGTCTTGCCAAGTTTGTCTTGGTTTGGAACCAAATTATCAATAGTTTTCGATTGGAGGACTTGATAAACAACAG GGAGCTGGATTTAATGACAATGCCAATGTCTTCAGAATTATTTTCCGGCATAGTTCGTTGGCcagtttttcttcttgcaaatAAG TTTTCAACTGCCCTGAGTATTGCAAAGGATTTTGTGGGGAGGGATGAAAGTCTTGTCAGAAAACTTAAAAAAGATGAGTACATGTACTGTGCTGTGAAAGAGTGCTACGAATCATTGAAGTACATCCTTGAAATCCTCATTATTGGGGATCTCGAAAAGAG GATTGTATCTGCCATACTGACTGAAATTGAAGAAAGCATCACAAGATCAAGTCTTCTTGAGGACTTTAGGATGATTAAAGTTCCAGATCTTTTGGCTAAATGTATCGAGCTAATTGAACTTTTG GTTGAGGGAAATGAAGACCATCATGGTAAAGTTGCGAAAATTCTCCAAGATATATTTGAGCTTGTAACCAATGATATGATGACGACTGGCTTCAG GATATTAGAGTTGCTGGATTCATCCCAACAGACCGAAACAGATGCTGCTTATTTTTCTGGAAGCATTGAATCCCCATTATTTGGATCTGCTGGTGGCAAGAATTCTATCCATTTCCCTTTGCCAGACAGTGCTGCTCTGAATGAGCAG ATCAAGCGTTTTCTTCTGTTGCTTACTGTCCAAGATACAGCAATGGACATTCCAACTAACTTAGAGGCTCGGAGACGCATATCATTCTTTGCCACTTCTCTCTTTATGAATATGCCACATGCACCCACAGTGGCCAATATGGTGCCATTCAG TGTTATGACACCACATTACCTGGAGGATATTAATTTTTCAATGGAGGAGCTTCATTCAAGCCAGCGAGAAGTCTCTATCATCTTTTACATGCAAAAGATATTTCCAG ATGAGTGGAAAAACTTCCTGGAGCGCATGGGTTATGAAAATTTGGATGGGTTGGAGAAGGACAAAAAGGAAGACCTTAGAAATTGGGCTTCTTTCCGGGGCCAAACACTGAGCAGAACAG TTAGAGGAATGATGTACTATAGAGAAGCCTTAAAACTACAAGCATTTCTTGACATGGCTGAAGATGAAG ATATTCTTGAAGGTTATGATGCTGTTGAAAGTAGAAATCATGCATTATCTGCTCAGCTAGATGCATTAGCAGACATGAAATTCACATATGTTGTTACCTGCCAATTATTTGGATCACAAAAAGCTGCTGGAGACCCACATGCACAGGACCTAATTGACTTGATGAAAAG ATACCCAACTCTCCGTGTTGCTTACGTCGAGGAGAAAGAAGAGATAGTGGAGAACAAGCCTTGCAAAGTTTATTCTTCAGTATTGGTTAAAGCTATCCCTGATTTTGGTGATCAG GAAATATATCGCATAAAGCTTCCTGGTGCACCAACTATTGGAGAAGGGAAGCCCGAAAACCAGAACCATGGAATAATCTTCACTCGTGGTGAAGCTCTCCAAACCATTGATATGAACCAA GACAGTTATTTGGAAGAAGCATTCAAAATGAGAAATCTTCTGCAAGAATTTCTTCAGAACCGAGGACGGCGACCTCCTATACTGCTTGGTTTGAGGGAACATATATTTACAGGAAG TGTTTCTTCTCTTGCATGGTTCATGTCTTATCAAGAGACCAGCTTTGTCACCATTGGTCAAAGGCTTCTTGCCAATCCTCTCAG GGTAAGATTCCACTATGGACATCCAGATGTATTTGACAGGTTATTCCACATCACAAGAGGTGGATTGAGCAAAGCATCAAAAACAATTAACCTGAGCGAGGATGTTTTTGCTG GGTATAATTCTACCTTACGACGGGGATGGATCACGTATCATGAATACATGCAAGTTGGCAAGGGTCGTGATGTAGGTCTAAACCAGATCTCAAAGTTTGAAGCTAAGGTTGCTAATGGTAACAGTGAACAAACTATAAGTCGTGACATATACCGCCTTGGACGTCAGTTTGATTTCTTCAGGATGCTGTCTTGTTATTTCACAACCATTGGGTTTTACTTTAGCAGCCTG ATATCAGTTATTGGAATCTATGTGTTCCTTTACGGACAGCTATACCTAGTTCTCAGTGGCTTGGAAAAAGCTCTCGTAATTGAGGCTAGACTGCAGAACATACAATCCTTGGAAACAGCTCTTGCCTCCCAGTCATTTATACAGCTTGGGCTATTAACAGGAATGCCAATGGTGATGGAAATTGGACTTGAGAAAGGGTTCCTCAATGCACTAAAAGATTTTGTCCTGATGCAATTGCAGCTGGCTTCTGTTTTTTTCACGTTCTCCTTTGGAACAAAAATCCATTATTACGGCCGAACAATTCTGCATGGTGGTGCTAAATACAGACCCACTGGGCGTAAGGTTGTTGTGTTTCATACTAGCTTCACTGAAAACTACAGGTTGTATTCAAGAAGCCACTTCGTCAAAGGATTTGAGTTACTGCTCCTGTTGATTGTTTATAACTTGTTTAGACGGTCCTATGAGAGCGGCATGGCATATGTACTAATCACTTATTCGATTTGGTTCATGTCAATCACTTGGTTGTTCGCTCCATTTCTTTTTAATCCGTCTGGATTCAGTTGGGACAAGATAGTAGATGACTGGAAAGATTGGAATAAGTGGATCAGGCAGCAGGGTGGTATTGGAGTTCACCAAGATAAAAGTTggcagtcttggtggatagatgaGCAGGACCATCTTCGTCATTCTGGGATGAGTTCTAGGTTGTTTGAAATACTCCTTTCTGTTCGGTTTTTCCTGTATCAGTATGGTCTGGTCTACCACCTTGACATTTCCCAGAATAGCAGGAATTTTCTGGTTTATTTGCTTTCATGGATAGTGATCCTCGTTGTTTTCTTGTTAGTAAAG GCAGTGAACCTCGGAAGGCAACGGTTCAGTGCTAGACATCACCTTTGGTTTAGGATATTCAAAGCAACCCTCTTCTTAGGTGTTCTTTCCATCataatatctctctctcttgtgtATCATCTATCTTGGATGGACTTGGTTGTGTGCTGCCTAGCATTTTTGCCAACAGGTTGGGGTTTGATATTG TTTGCGCAAGCTGTGAGGCCCCTGATAGAGAGTACTGGATTGTGGGAATTCACCAGAGTACTTGCTAAAACATATGACTATGGAATGGGGGTTGTTCTCTTTACACCGATTGCTGTCTTGGCATGGCTTCCGATTATATCAGCATTCCAGACTCGATTCCTGTTCAACGAGGCCTTCAATAGACACTTGCAGATCCAACCGATTcttcaggggaagaagaagaacagatAG